The Patescibacteria group bacterium genome includes the window CGATCTCGCGCCTGTCGGTCGCCGTGCCGGAGAGTTTGAGCGAGTGTCCGCCGACGACCAGCGCTTCCGACGATTGCGCCGGGATCGCGGTGCCGGCTTTCCAGACGGCCGCGTCGATCGCCTGTTCGAACGCGTCGGTGAAAGCGGCGCGGATGTTCGAAGCGGCATTGCCTTTGTAGGCCCGGCAGCCCTTGGAAGCCGCCGCGCAAGCCAGGCTGTCGCCGGCCGAAGCGGCGTAGATGCATTCCTGTTTCGCTTCGTTCCAGGAGCCGTTCGAGTCGCGGCAATCAGACTCGATCGAACCAGTGATGCGATAGCGCCGGCAATCCGCCGCAGCCACGATGACGCGCGACATCAGCCGGTAATGGCGGTTGCCGAACTCATCGTAAAATTCGCGGCAATCGTAATCATGGCCGGCATCAATGGAATCACGGGTGCAGAAACCGTCGGGCAGTTCCGCGCCGGCGATCGCCACGGACTCGTCCAGACACTCGAACCGGTCATCGCCGACTGGGGCCGCGGTGTTCAGGTGGACGCAGGGCGAGTAGCCGCAAGTTCCGCCGGCGGTCGGCGCGCAGACATCACTCGCGGTGGCGGCGGCCGTAACGATCTGGGCTTCGGTCCGCTTCAGGTTCCAGACCTTCAGCTGATAGCCGGCCGTGTCCGAACCTTCCCAGGAATAGAACACCTGGTTGGTGTCGGCCTCGGGTTTCTGGCAGATGCGCAAACGGGAATAATAGCTGCGCTGCTCGTTCTCCAGATCCGTGAACTCCGAACAGCCGATCTCGGCCTCGGAACAGGACTGGGCCAGTTTCGGAATGAAGTAGATCGGGAATTTGGAAGCGCGTTCGAATTCGGACGCTTCCTGTTTGAAGACGTCGTAACCGGAACATTCCGCCGGACAAGCGTCCTGCGGTCCGACGACGCCGGGAATGGCCGGATCGGCGGTCGCAGGAGTATAGCGGTCGCAACCGACCTCGTTGTCGCGGCAGACCATCGCGAAGCTCTTGCATTCCGCGCGGTCGCCGTCCTCGCCGGTGCAGCCGAGATAGTTCGGAGCGACTTTGGCGTAAACCAGTGATTCGACCTCGCCGTAAGTATCGTGGTAAGAGACGCCGCCGCCCTCGTTCAACAGGACGCCATCAACCATGGTCTGGGCGCCGCTGATCTCCAGGTAAGCGCCGGCGATGGGCCGACTCACCGTGAACGTGCACGACGGGCGGACGTAAGCGGCGTCCGACAGAGCCGGGTCCGTCGCCGCGGTCAGGGTCATGAAGAGGCCGCCGGCCGGAGTGAAGTCGCACGGACCGACGTTGGGGGTCACGATGACGTCATCATTCTTCACCCAACCAGCCATGGAGGCCGACTGATTATAATCGGACTGGTAGAACTTGAGCCGCAGCGTCGCGCTGGCGGCGCCCGGTCCTGGGACCAAAGCGGCCGGGATCTGCCGCAGGTCGGCGGACAGCGTATAGGTCTTGCCGATCTCGAGCGGCAGCCGATCCTGGATCAGACGATTGGTGAGCGAACAGCTGGTCTCGCCTTTGGCGACCGCGCAGCTGTAGCCGCCCTTGGGGCAGGTGCAGGAAGGATAATTCGCGCAGGCCGTATTCAGCGTGCAGACATCCTCGTAATCGCCTCCGACCCGGGCGGCATTCGAACCAGCGGAGGCATAGAACTTGTTGTCCGCGCCGCGTTCAGTGATGATCCCGCCAGCGCCGCCGACCGTCACTTTGCCGAAAGGCGACCAGTACTTGGCGTGATCACTGGCCCCGTCGGCATCCATATCCTCGAGCGTCTCGAAACTGCCGTTCTTGACGAGATTCAAAGACTGGCCGGCCGCGAGCTTCACGAGAGCGGTGCAGCCGTTCTTGTCCGCCGAACAGCCCTGAGCCTGTTTGTTGAGATAAAGAGCCGGGGTGATCTGCCAATCATCGCCGGCTTCGGGACCGCCGACGATAGTGCTGCAGGATCTGGCGCCCGACACGACCAGACAGGAAGAATTCTTGGAACAGTCGCACTCGGCGGTCTGACAGACATTGGGCAGCCGGCACTGCTCGCCGCTCGGCAGCAGCAGACAGGTCTTCTCGCCCTGACCGACCTTGCACGAACGAGGTATCGTGCAGGAACACCCGGCGCTATTCGAACACACGGCGCCGAGAGTGCAGCTGCCGGCGTTCAACCTGGTCGAGTACGCCCGACAGCCTTCATTCGAGGAATTGCACACGCCGTAATCAAGAGTGTTGACTAGGAAATTTTCGGTCTTGCCGGACGTGCTCTTGAACGTGCGGCAGGAATTATAATATTCAGGGCAGGAATCGGCGTTGAACCGCCAGACGCGCCGGTCCTGAGTGCAGTAACCGTAACCGCCGACGCACTGGCCGAAATCGTCCTCTTTGAGACAGGTGGCCACGTCCGTGCAGGTCTCGGCGCGAGTGGCGATCCCCGCGCTGAGCAGCACCGGTCCGTAAACCTTGGCGCGACATTCGGCTGACGGCGCTTTGAGGACCCAGTTGGGATCAATGAGATGGCACCACTTGGTGGCCGGATTGGCCGCGTCGGGTGCGCCGTTCACGCCGCAGACATTGAAGCCGGCGACGACCTGGCCCAGCGTCACTTTTTCTCCGGTCGCGGCGACCTTGCTCGCGGCGATCTCCCAGCCGATCGGGATGATCCGGGCCGCGCGCATCTTCTTGAGATTCGTCTCGCAATAACCATCCTGATAGCAGGAAGCCTTGGCGTTATCCTGGCTGGTCGCCGGGATCAGCCGGAAATCCTTGTGCAGCAGATCCTGTTTGAGGGCTTCGCCGACGGTCAGCGGGATGGCGTTGCCGGAACGGATCGCGACCGCGAGCGCCTGATCCATCACGCAATTCTCCGGACCGCGATATGCCTCGGGACACAGACCGAACAAGGTGACTACGTCATACATGCCGGTTCCCTTGATCGGCGTCGCCCGGATCAGCGACGAGGGAGCCTCGATCTCCCCGATCCGCTCGCTGCTCTGAACGAGACCAGGATTCACCAGTGATTCGCGGTCCAGCAACGCGACCTCCGTGGCCGCCTCTTCGGCAGCCATGAGCGACAACAGTTCCTGAACGCCCTTGTTCCAGAATCCCTTGATCAGGGTCATGGCGAAAGTCTGGACCATGCCGCCAACGATCGGCTTCCAGGCCTTGGCAGCCAAAGCTCCCGATGCCGCCATCTGCACCCCCGTATCCGGAATGACGCCGCTCTTGTCCTTGTAGAGGTCGAATTCTTTCTTCGCGACCGCCGCCGGACTGAGTACATTGCCGGTCACGGGATCGGTGATGTCCGAAAAACCGCCGCCGCCGGCGTATTTATTGGCGACTTTCAAACTCTGTTCCAGATAAGCCTTGGGTTGGACATCCACCTGGATGAACGAACCCATCCGTAAACCGGCTGACAACGGCGATTTGCCCGGCTTGACCGTATCCTTCAACATCTTCATCATTTCGCCTTTGGAGAACTGATTGCCGACCTTGCCCCAGCTCTCGGCGATCTTGGACAGGTCGCACTTGGGCCGCGGCGGCTGGATCTCGTCAAGCAGACCGAGCTGGAGATTCAAAGTGAGATTGATGTTCGGCGCACAAAGATTCAGCCCCATTGCCGTCAAACCGGAAGCTTCGCTGAAAGCCCCGATCGCCTCGCCCGCCGCGCCGGCGACGGCATCTTTCAAGCCTTTGGAAAATTCCTTGGAATCGAAGCAAGGTTTTTGACCGGCGCAATTCAACAGGTTCTGCGCCAGCATGCTCGCGACCTGCTGAGCGAACTGATTAGTGGCGCTGACCGCGGCCACCATGACGCCTTCAGTGAGACCTGTGGTGATCTGATCGAAAACGGAGGCGGAAACAGTGGTGGGTCCGCCGATGACATCAGCCGCCTGCGCCCGGACCGGACGCGGAAACGCCAACATGAACGGCAACGCCGCCGCGAAAGCGAAACCAAACATCAAGATGGCGGAGGCGGCCCTGGATTGACGTGAGTTCATGTTGATCCGGATTAATTTAATTTGCGACGCTGGCGGCTGCTGGCTGAGGCGACGTCTCCGGATCATTGTCCGGTGTCGTTGTTAGTCAAACCAGCATCTTTCAAAGTGTCCAACATCAGCTGACGCAGCGCGTCATCGGGAGCTTTCGCGACCAATTCGGTGGGCAGTCCGATCTCGACGTAAAACTTTCTCAGATCATCGCCGGTCATCTGCGCCACGATCGCCTCGGCTTTCTTCTGGGTCAGCTCGGCCGGATCGCCGAAGATGCGCGTGACAGCCTGGATCAGCGGACTCTGGCTGTCCGAGACCACCGATTCTTTGACCGGCTCTTCCGGCAGATCGGTCAGACCAGACGACAAGGTCGGAGCCGTAGACGCGCCGCTCGAAGATGAAATGGAAACCTGGCGGCAAGTCTTGCCGGCCGGACAATTGGGGTCGCTGTTCTGGCTGATCTCCAGCCCGTCAGGAGTACCGTCGGAATCAGTGTCGGCGATATAAGGACTGGTCCGAAACGCGTAAAGTTCGTCGAAATCAGTGAGCCCGTCCTTGTCGGTGTCCATGGATTTCAAAGACGCTACCCGCTCCTGCTCGATCTGATCCGACGTTTTGATGGTGCCCGTAGCCTGCGGCTGGAAGAAGGGCGAAATCACGGACTTATTCAGGCTGATGACATCAAAAAGAAGCGTGGCCGTACCGATGACCACGACGATCGTCAAAGCCATTTTTTGGTTAGTATTGAGCACGCGAGTTGCGCTTAATCGTTCCTATACAATTATAACACGGGCTCAGACCCGCGTCCAAGGTAAATTAAGGGGGTTTCAGGACCGCTTGGCGAGCTCGATGGAGAGGCGCGCCCAATCGCTGACGGAGAGTTCCTGGGGCCTGGATTCGGGCTTTAAACTAGCTGAAATTATAGCTTCATTGAGCAAAATATCGCTGAGACCCAGCTGGCGCAGCGTGTTCTTGATCTGTTTGCGGGGTTCCTGAAAAGCCGCCCGGGTCACCCGGAAATGCCGTTCAGCCGACCAAGCGGCGCCGAATCTGGCGCTGAGTTCGGCTGATGAAAACGGCTTGATGTGGATAACTGCGGAGTCGACTTGCGGGGCGGGATAGAAGCTGGCGCGCGGCACCCGGACCACGAGCGCGGCTTGCGCCAGGGTCTGGACGAGCACCGCGAGCGAACTCATCTCGCCCGGCGCGGCCAGGACGCGGTCAGCGACCTCGGCCTGGACCATGAGCGTGAAACTTGCCGGCTGCGGCGCTTCGAGCAGGAACTTCTGGATGAGGGCGCTCGTGATGGCGTACGGGATGTTGGCGACGACGCGGTAACCGGATCGCGAACCGCCGGCCGCTTCGGCCAGCGCCGCGTTCGTGAAG containing:
- the rsmA gene encoding 16S rRNA (adenine(1518)-N(6)/adenine(1519)-N(6))-dimethyltransferase RsmA, which produces MLNEARIEPWKGRGQNFLLDEKVIDQMVAAAGIERGSAAVEIGPGAGVLTGRLLERGARVAAVEIDPRLCSFLRRRFDKQDLQVLEGDALAFTNAALAEAAGGSRSGYRVVANIPYAITSALIQKFLLEAPQPASFTLMVQAEVADRVLAAPGEMSSLAVLVQTLAQAALVVRVPRASFYPAPQVDSAVIHIKPFSSAELSARFGAAWSAERHFRVTRAAFQEPRKQIKNTLRQLGLSDILLNEAIISASLKPESRPQELSVSDWARLSIELAKRS